From Bacillota bacterium, the proteins below share one genomic window:
- a CDS encoding ABC transporter permease — RDILAQLMFSTGREFMLGMLSALVSVVVGTIVGCVAAYYGGFTDTFFMRLADILMLFPLVPLFVVLGSMVRFGIMPFALVLGMVQGFGSITIILKAQALQVEVRPYIDAARVAGGSGFHIIRAHVIPNVLPLSFLYMMFNVTSAIPYEATLSFFGVLNIDMSWGMMIHTAEVAGYLFDFGAHWWLWLPSGVAITVFCAAFYMVGRGLDEVVNPRLRKR; from the coding sequence GTCGAGATATTCTGGCGCAGCTCATGTTCAGCACTGGCCGGGAGTTCATGCTGGGAATGCTGTCGGCCCTGGTAAGTGTGGTTGTGGGCACGATTGTGGGGTGTGTGGCGGCTTACTACGGTGGGTTCACTGACACGTTCTTCATGCGGCTTGCCGACATATTGATGCTCTTCCCGCTTGTGCCGCTTTTCGTGGTTCTCGGGTCGATGGTCCGTTTCGGTATCATGCCGTTCGCACTTGTCCTTGGGATGGTGCAGGGGTTCGGCAGCATCACCATCATCCTGAAAGCCCAGGCCCTCCAGGTGGAAGTAAGGCCGTACATCGATGCGGCACGTGTGGCGGGGGGAAGTGGCTTCCACATCATCCGAGCCCACGTGATTCCCAATGTCTTGCCCCTTTCGTTCCTCTACATGATGTTCAACGTGACCTCCGCCATACCCTACGAGGCCACTCTCTCGTTCTTCGGGGTTCTGAACATCGACATGAGCTGGGGCATGATGATCCACACCGCTGAGGTCGCTGGGTACCTGTTTGACTTCGGTGCGCACTGGTGGCTGTGGCTGCCGTCGGGCGTCGCCATCACGGTGTTCTGCGCGGCCTTCTACATGGTCGGCCGGGGGCTCGACGAAGTCGTCAACCCGAGGCTCCGAAAGAGGTGA
- a CDS encoding ABC transporter ATP-binding protein — MQPLLSIEDFAMHYRTRAGWVQAVDGVTLTLERGQSLGLVGESGCGKTSVAMSIMRLLPYNAEVKRGRIVFNNRDVYAMREEEVRRMRWKEVSMIFQAAMNALNPVYTVGNQIVEAIVTHEPETTETQARDRVAELFDLVGIPRDRMDHYAHEYSGGMRQRAVIAMALACNPSLIIADEPTTALDVIVQDKILREMKEIRRRINMSMIYISHDVSVIAEVSDVVGVMYAGRLAEWGPADDVFKQPRHPYTFGLMMAYPSILGDKHELATIPGEPPNLVAPPPGCRFNPRCDWAIDECRETDPPLRQVETGHFIACHNPVEAPVSGGERNGGSCN, encoded by the coding sequence ATGCAACCCCTTCTGAGCATTGAAGATTTCGCAATGCATTACCGGACGAGAGCCGGGTGGGTCCAGGCCGTGGACGGAGTAACCCTCACACTGGAGCGCGGGCAGTCTCTCGGCCTCGTGGGTGAGTCCGGGTGCGGCAAGACCTCCGTAGCGATGTCGATCATGAGGTTGTTGCCCTACAACGCAGAGGTCAAGCGTGGTCGCATCGTCTTCAACAACCGGGATGTGTACGCGATGCGCGAAGAAGAGGTGCGCCGTATGCGGTGGAAAGAGGTCTCCATGATATTTCAGGCCGCGATGAACGCGCTCAACCCCGTATACACCGTCGGAAACCAGATAGTCGAGGCGATAGTGACTCATGAACCTGAGACCACCGAGACTCAGGCGCGTGATCGGGTCGCAGAGCTTTTCGACTTGGTCGGTATTCCCCGTGACCGGATGGACCACTACGCCCACGAATACAGCGGGGGCATGAGGCAGAGGGCGGTAATAGCCATGGCTCTAGCCTGCAACCCAAGCCTGATCATCGCAGACGAGCCCACCACTGCTCTGGATGTAATTGTCCAAGACAAGATCCTCAGGGAAATGAAAGAGATCAGGCGCAGGATCAACATGAGTATGATCTACATCTCCCACGATGTGTCGGTAATTGCGGAGGTTAGCGATGTGGTGGGGGTGATGTACGCCGGCCGGCTTGCGGAGTGGGGCCCTGCGGATGACGTCTTCAAACAACCCCGCCACCCGTACACTTTCGGTTTGATGATGGCCTACCCCAGCATCCTCGGGGACAAACACGAGCTGGCGACGATCCCTGGCGAACCTCCCAATCTCGTGGCCCCACCCCCGGGGTGCAGGTTCAACCCCAGGTGTGACTGGGCGATCGACGAGTGCCGGGAGACCGATCCCCCTCTTCGGCAGGTCGAGACCGGCCATTTCATCGCATGTCACAACCCTGTGGAGGCCCCGGTCTCTGGAGGTGAGCGCAATGGCGGTTCCTGCAACTGA
- a CDS encoding ATP-binding cassette domain-containing protein codes for MAVPATESAADAILRVEDLKKYYKVGRGMFRKRFPMLHSVDGISFDVRRGEVLGLVGESGCGKTTAGRMIVRLTEPTGGRILLDGADVSDLSHAESRRFRQKVQMVFQDPYESLDPRMTIFDIVAEPLNVACIGSLDEREERVAQMLNLVGITPPATFLFRFPHELSGGQRQRVAIARALVVNPSFVVADEPTSMLDVSIRTGVMKLMAKLREDLGISYLYITHDLAVARYLCHRIAVMYLGKIVEMGPAERIIKHPVHPYTKALISAAPVPDPAVRRPVPNIRGGVGRPIDPFPRCRFYDRCPTAAKACGESDHPKLEELEPGHYVACHITPIIGGR; via the coding sequence ATGGCGGTTCCTGCAACTGAATCAGCAGCGGATGCCATCCTTCGGGTCGAGGACCTCAAGAAGTACTACAAAGTAGGCAGAGGCATGTTCCGCAAGCGGTTCCCGATGCTCCACTCAGTTGACGGGATCAGCTTCGACGTCCGCCGAGGCGAAGTCCTGGGGCTTGTGGGCGAGTCCGGGTGCGGCAAGACAACCGCTGGAAGGATGATCGTCCGGCTCACCGAGCCAACTGGAGGCCGAATACTTCTGGATGGGGCGGACGTCTCGGACTTGTCTCACGCCGAGTCAAGGCGGTTCCGCCAGAAGGTGCAGATGGTCTTCCAGGATCCATATGAGTCGCTGGACCCCAGGATGACCATTTTCGACATCGTCGCAGAGCCACTGAACGTGGCGTGCATCGGGAGTCTCGACGAGCGCGAGGAGCGGGTGGCACAGATGCTCAACCTCGTTGGCATCACGCCGCCGGCAACGTTCCTGTTTCGGTTCCCGCACGAGCTGTCAGGCGGGCAACGCCAGCGGGTCGCAATAGCCCGCGCCCTGGTAGTGAACCCGTCCTTCGTGGTCGCGGACGAACCCACATCCATGCTGGATGTTTCGATACGGACCGGGGTCATGAAGCTGATGGCCAAGCTCAGGGAGGACCTGGGTATAAGCTACCTGTACATCACCCACGACCTCGCTGTGGCGAGGTATCTGTGTCACCGGATCGCCGTGATGTATCTCGGCAAGATTGTGGAGATGGGCCCAGCCGAAAGGATCATCAAGCACCCGGTGCACCCTTACACCAAAGCCCTGATCTCTGCCGCGCCCGTGCCCGACCCGGCTGTCCGGCGGCCTGTTCCGAACATCAGAGGGGGAGTTGGGAGACCCATCGACCCATTTCCTAGGTGCAGGTTCTACGATCGGTGTCCCACGGCGGCTAAGGCGTGCGGAGAGAGTGACCACCCTAAACTCGAGGAACTGGAGCCTGGACACTACGTCGCGTGTCACATCACTCCCATCATCGGCGGTCGATGA
- a CDS encoding ABC transporter substrate-binding protein: MLKRARLALALILVVTLAFGASITQAQSPSYDMWGPKVDEIIMPIIKDQEAQRIAFERGDSVVLPGLTRPVDIDWVKTMPNADVTMTLGFHMFYLCFNMRTNPLDAEVVRQAVAHCVDRDNIIRTLFKGYMLPMTSFVPRVSPFYKDDVPTFPYSHAKAAEILDKAGYKLDPVTKVRIDPTTGKPMREVKILTPTYEVAATSAEIGKIIAESCQAVGLPVKPEPMDFPVMLDKLDRAEFDMYVLAWSLSKLPTSLYNFFHSSNDVEAGYNRPGIRMPALDQALEQLMYAPDLATARAGSDKAQMILAKAMPYVPLYSRPYIDAFRKDIVAGYVPMKGFGAAQARNLWTSLNIRRTAGPGGTIRWLLPEEPKNFNLCTASSAYAWEVLYRVWGSLVESDPETLEDIPWMAKKWDVGVWEPEPGKKGTVITWYLHDGIKWQDGMPFTSEDIKFTIEFLKSNKVPRYLTYTQDIVKVETPDKLTAKVYFSNVSYWHFYDADLSFLPKHIWKDVKDYKTFEPWNEPHPTVPGLTKVIGTGPFILKEYRPGEYVRLVKNPNYWRLTK; encoded by the coding sequence ATGCTCAAGAGAGCCCGCCTGGCCCTGGCGCTTATTCTGGTTGTGACGCTGGCTTTCGGGGCCAGTATCACCCAGGCCCAGAGCCCCAGCTATGATATGTGGGGCCCCAAGGTCGACGAGATCATCATGCCCATCATCAAAGATCAGGAGGCGCAGAGGATAGCATTCGAGCGGGGCGATAGTGTCGTCCTGCCCGGCCTGACCAGGCCCGTGGACATCGACTGGGTGAAGACGATGCCCAACGCAGACGTCACTATGACCCTCGGGTTCCACATGTTCTACCTGTGCTTCAACATGCGGACCAACCCACTTGACGCTGAAGTCGTCCGACAGGCAGTGGCCCACTGCGTTGATAGGGACAACATCATCCGTACGCTCTTCAAGGGCTACATGCTGCCGATGACCAGCTTCGTTCCGAGGGTTTCGCCTTTCTACAAGGACGACGTCCCGACCTTCCCATACAGCCACGCGAAGGCCGCGGAGATTCTCGACAAGGCTGGCTACAAGCTTGATCCTGTCACCAAAGTGCGCATCGATCCCACCACCGGCAAGCCTATGAGAGAAGTCAAGATCCTCACCCCGACCTATGAGGTTGCGGCGACCTCTGCGGAGATCGGCAAGATCATCGCCGAGTCCTGTCAGGCTGTGGGACTGCCCGTCAAGCCCGAGCCGATGGACTTCCCGGTCATGCTCGACAAGCTGGATCGGGCGGAGTTCGACATGTATGTTTTGGCGTGGTCGCTCTCCAAGCTCCCGACGTCTCTCTACAACTTCTTCCATTCATCAAACGATGTCGAGGCGGGGTATAACAGGCCTGGCATCCGCATGCCGGCGCTGGACCAGGCGCTTGAGCAGCTTATGTATGCACCGGACCTGGCGACTGCGAGGGCCGGGTCCGACAAGGCCCAAATGATTCTGGCAAAGGCCATGCCGTATGTGCCCCTTTACTCCAGGCCCTACATCGACGCATTCCGCAAAGATATCGTAGCCGGGTATGTTCCGATGAAAGGCTTCGGAGCTGCTCAGGCCCGCAATCTCTGGACCTCTCTGAACATCCGGCGCACTGCGGGACCTGGTGGCACCATCCGGTGGCTGCTTCCAGAGGAACCTAAGAACTTCAACCTGTGCACCGCGAGCAGCGCATACGCATGGGAGGTCCTCTACAGAGTCTGGGGCAGCTTGGTCGAGAGCGATCCCGAGACCCTCGAGGACATCCCGTGGATGGCCAAGAAGTGGGATGTCGGTGTCTGGGAGCCTGAGCCCGGCAAAAAGGGGACTGTGATCACCTGGTACCTGCACGACGGGATCAAGTGGCAGGACGGCATGCCGTTCACCTCTGAGGACATCAAGTTCACAATCGAGTTCCTCAAGAGCAACAAGGTCCCGCGGTATCTCACCTATACCCAGGACATCGTGAAGGTGGAGACCCCAGACAAGCTCACCGCGAAAGTGTACTTCTCTAACGTGAGCTACTGGCATTTCTACGATGCAGACCTCTCCTTCCTGCCCAAGCACATCTGGAAGGACGTCAAGGACTACAAGACCTTCGAGCCCTGGAACGAGCCTCACCCGACAGTTCCCGGCCTTACCAAGGTCATAGGAACCGGCCCGTTCATCTTGAAGGAGTACAGGCCGGGCGAGTACGTCAGACTGGTTAAGAACCCGAATTACTGGCGGCTTACCAAGTGA